Proteins encoded in a region of the Zea mays cultivar B73 chromosome 2, Zm-B73-REFERENCE-NAM-5.0, whole genome shotgun sequence genome:
- the LOC103648464 gene encoding uncharacterized protein, giving the protein MVSEEANGSHQANKKHKTRTLAASTNGPTLRSRTERDIVDEESENSYEESENPINDEEQPIGHRNIKKGRGPTLKKNIYSSSGGPKICITLNEYGQPVGRNSKEFGNFIGTLVRKNIPVSCEDWRLVDSKKKFELWTKVKEYYEVDESGIDYVITSAAKKWREFKADLKNKYFDETLSFEELIAKRDERVKESDWEWLITYWMSPEAEVRTNRGKDNRSKLTMSHAAGSKSYARVGHELVKKIIITSLYNH; this is encoded by the exons ATGGTTAGTGAAGAAGCAAATGGATCACATCAAGCCAATAAGAAACATAAG ACAAGGACATTAGCAGCTTCAACTAATGGACCTACTTTGCGATCAAGGACTGAAAGGGATATTGTTGATGAAGAATCTGAAAATAGTTACGAAGAATCTGAAAACCCCATCAATGATGAAG AGCAACCTATTGGGCATCGAAATATAAAGAAAGGAAGGGGCCCAACCTTGAAGAAGAACATATATTCAAGTAGTGGTGGGCCTAAAATCTGCATTACCCTTAATGAATATGGACAACCAGTTGGTAGGAACAGCAAAGAGTTTGGTAATTTCATAGGAACTTTGGTGAGGAAAAATATCCCGGTTTCTTGTGAGGATTGGAGACTAGTTGATTCTAAAAAGAAGTTTGAGTTATGGACAAAAGTGAAG GAATACTATGAAGTGGATGAATCTGGTATAGATTATGTTATAACATCTGCAGCAAAAAAGTGGAGAGAGTTTAAGGCTGACCTAAAGAACAAATATTTTGATGAAACATTGAGTTTTGAAGAGCTTATTGCTAAAAGGGATGAAAGGGTGAAAGAATCTGATTGGGAGTGGTTGATAACTTATTGGATGTCTCCAGAAGCCGAG GTTCGTACAAACAGAGGTAAAGATAACCGTTCAAAGCTGACTATGTCGCATGCAGCTGGCAGCAAGAGTTATGCTCGTGTGGGGCATGAACTGGTAAAAAAAATTATAATCACTAGTTTGtataatcattag